Proteins encoded by one window of Luteolibacter rhizosphaerae:
- the clpB gene encoding ATP-dependent chaperone ClpB: protein MGLDKLTNKLQEALQAAQRLASKSAHPELKGTHLLLALLQQEGGILVPILQNAGVDLTRLKAAVAAALSREPSQQGGTTQPQISYGLRFTLDAADEIRAEMGDDFLSVEHVLLGALKADAPEGKLLKEVGLDEKKARKAIEAIRGPQKVVDQDPEGKYQTLEKYGTDLTARAREGKIDPVIGRDNEIRRVMQVLSRRTKNNPVLIGEPGVGKTAIVEGLARRIVSGDVPDSMKDKRIIVMDVGGMLAGAKYRGEFEERLKAFLKEVTESAGEIILFIDELHTIVGAGASEGAVDAANLLKPQLARGELRTIGATTLDEYRKHIEKDAALERRFQPVMVGEPSVEDTIAILRGLKERYEVHHGVRIQDGALVSAAMLSDRYISDRFLPDKAVDLVDEAASRLKIELDSMPTEIDQIEREILQLEMEKKALEKESDKASQARLDKVKEEQANLKEQSAALMGQWRNEKDIIDQVRQAQGEIDALKTEAEQAQRIGDLTRASEITYGRLPEAQSHLEAAKERLSELQKSGGILKEEVTEEDIARVVSTWTGIPVSRLQEGEKEKLVHMEQRLGERVIGQKKAIKAVSNAVRRARAGLQDENRPIGSFLFLGPTGVGKTELSKALAEFLFDDEHAMVRIDMSEYMEKHSVSRLIGAPPGYVGYDEGGQLSEHVRRKPYSVVLFDEIEKAHTDVFNVLLQVLDDGRITDGQGRTVDFRNTVLIMTSNIGSQFILDEENAEQREAKVTDALRKHFRPEFLNRIDETIIFDRLKREELTTIVDIQLDRVRKRLAKQGLALALTEQAKEYIGNQGYDPVYGARPLKRAIQHHLLDPLSLDLLDGKFKEGDLITADVQGGMVVFGT from the coding sequence ATGGGACTCGATAAACTCACGAACAAGCTCCAGGAAGCCCTGCAAGCCGCCCAGAGGCTGGCTTCCAAATCCGCTCACCCCGAACTGAAGGGGACTCACCTGCTCCTTGCCCTGCTCCAGCAGGAGGGCGGCATCCTCGTGCCCATCCTCCAGAATGCGGGCGTGGACCTCACCCGCCTGAAGGCCGCCGTCGCGGCAGCCCTTTCGCGCGAGCCCAGCCAGCAGGGCGGCACCACCCAACCGCAGATCAGCTATGGTCTGCGCTTTACCCTCGACGCGGCGGACGAGATCCGTGCCGAGATGGGCGATGACTTTCTCAGCGTCGAGCACGTCCTGCTCGGCGCTCTCAAGGCCGACGCGCCGGAGGGCAAGCTCCTGAAGGAAGTCGGCCTCGACGAGAAAAAGGCCCGCAAAGCCATCGAAGCCATCCGCGGCCCGCAAAAGGTCGTCGACCAAGACCCCGAGGGCAAATACCAGACCCTCGAGAAATACGGCACCGACCTCACCGCCCGCGCTCGCGAAGGCAAGATCGACCCCGTCATCGGCCGCGACAACGAGATCCGCCGCGTGATGCAGGTGCTCTCGCGCCGCACCAAGAACAACCCCGTGCTCATCGGTGAGCCCGGCGTGGGCAAGACTGCCATCGTCGAAGGCCTTGCTCGTCGCATCGTCTCCGGCGACGTGCCGGACTCGATGAAGGACAAGCGCATCATCGTCATGGATGTGGGCGGCATGCTCGCCGGAGCGAAGTATCGTGGCGAATTCGAGGAACGCCTCAAGGCCTTCCTCAAGGAAGTCACCGAATCCGCCGGGGAGATCATCCTCTTCATCGACGAGCTTCACACCATCGTCGGTGCCGGTGCCAGCGAGGGCGCGGTGGATGCCGCCAACTTGCTCAAGCCCCAACTTGCCCGTGGCGAGCTCCGCACCATTGGCGCGACCACGCTCGATGAGTATCGCAAGCACATTGAGAAGGATGCCGCCCTCGAGCGCCGCTTCCAGCCGGTCATGGTCGGCGAGCCCTCGGTGGAGGATACCATCGCGATCCTCCGCGGCCTGAAGGAGCGCTATGAAGTACACCATGGTGTCCGCATTCAGGATGGCGCGCTCGTCTCCGCTGCCATGCTTTCGGATCGCTACATCTCCGACCGTTTCCTGCCGGACAAGGCCGTCGACCTCGTCGATGAGGCAGCCTCGCGCCTGAAGATCGAACTCGATTCCATGCCGACCGAGATCGACCAGATCGAGCGCGAGATCCTCCAGCTCGAAATGGAGAAGAAAGCGCTGGAGAAGGAGTCCGACAAAGCCAGCCAAGCCCGCCTCGACAAGGTCAAGGAGGAGCAGGCGAATCTCAAGGAGCAGTCCGCCGCACTCATGGGCCAGTGGCGCAATGAGAAGGACATCATCGACCAGGTGCGCCAGGCGCAAGGGGAGATCGATGCCCTCAAGACCGAGGCCGAACAGGCCCAGCGCATCGGCGATCTGACCCGCGCCTCCGAGATCACCTACGGTCGTCTCCCGGAAGCACAGAGCCATCTGGAAGCGGCGAAGGAACGCCTGTCCGAGCTCCAGAAGAGCGGCGGCATTCTTAAGGAAGAGGTTACGGAGGAAGACATCGCCCGCGTCGTTTCCACTTGGACCGGCATTCCCGTCTCACGCTTGCAAGAGGGCGAGAAGGAAAAGCTCGTGCACATGGAGCAGCGTCTCGGCGAGCGGGTGATCGGCCAGAAAAAGGCGATCAAGGCGGTGTCGAACGCCGTGCGCCGTGCCCGTGCCGGCCTGCAGGATGAGAATCGCCCGATCGGCTCCTTCCTCTTCCTAGGTCCCACCGGTGTCGGTAAGACCGAGCTATCGAAGGCTCTCGCCGAGTTCCTCTTCGATGACGAGCACGCCATGGTCCGCATCGACATGTCGGAATACATGGAGAAGCACAGCGTCTCGCGCCTGATTGGAGCTCCTCCGGGCTACGTCGGCTACGATGAAGGCGGCCAGCTCTCCGAGCACGTGCGGCGGAAGCCCTACTCGGTCGTCCTCTTCGATGAGATCGAGAAGGCTCACACGGACGTCTTCAACGTGCTCCTGCAGGTGCTCGACGATGGTCGCATCACCGATGGCCAAGGCCGCACCGTGGACTTCCGTAACACGGTCCTCATCATGACCTCGAACATCGGCAGCCAGTTCATCCTTGATGAGGAGAATGCCGAGCAGCGCGAGGCCAAGGTTACCGATGCCCTGCGCAAGCACTTCCGCCCCGAGTTCCTCAACCGGATTGACGAGACCATCATCTTCGACCGCCTCAAGCGCGAGGAACTCACCACCATCGTCGATATCCAGCTTGACCGGGTCCGCAAGCGCCTCGCCAAGCAAGGCCTCGCGCTGGCCCTCACCGAGCAAGCGAAGGAGTACATCGGCAATCAAGGCTACGACCCCGTCTACGGTGCCCGGCCGCTCAAGCGTGCGATCCAGCATCACCTGCTGGACCCGCTCTCGCTCGACCTGCTCGATGGCAAATTCAAGGAAGGGGACCTGATCACCGCGGACGTCCAAGGGGGCATGGTGGTCTTCGGCACCTGA
- a CDS encoding beta strand repeat-containing protein: protein MTSHRLNQRLLALTLPAGYLLTPIIASGQATYNGGGTNLWSTGANWSGGVVPTDPSDIVLATTTTGNALNVDANHTVDNILFGTDGLRTAAFALQTNANVLTLREGVTANGNFGAVGPTFRGNFTIAQDQNFTIAGAAGDVVTDRGMFLRGVNDTAATVPSGNLTMNGNLTKDGVGQLVILGFNITGAGNFIASTGTLKFNAGGNQPLVIGGTGNITANGSSALLFSRNSGTFNITRPVILNDSASLVFGGNTDNTTINNSFTFNGSHSFTVSRNFTLAGTVSGNPSVTRAGGSILNLTGDTSGFLGTFTNTAGTLNISNAFGGGLTVSGGTATASSSVAGSVSVTGGTATVAGAINGDAAITTGTMTLNGAIAGTVNVQGGTATVNGAVGGNLNGSTGTVIGEPVVTGNVDLSSVNLTVAPSTANSMHANLDLFLSGTSTVAVQGAVPINTPFKVLSYSGFLTGDETNLTLAGGTGAYRGFTFTNDTAGKKIDLSINAGAVTWTGNLSGNWDVNATANWSGTSDKFFQVDAVTFPNVATTKFVNMTATVSPRSILFQNEAGSDYLLSGTGTGFISGGAAITKNNAGVVILGGANGQNFTGPIAVNAGILRMGSRDGFGQTSGITVASGAQVDINGQTPGTVATGGYTYTIAGTGPAPANAGALVNTGVSVQSNAGVKSLVLTGNATISGATRIDIGSANTAGFGTITGNGHTLTVTNAEGVGFRGNASGTPINIVGNAGSIWAEDTDNAFGGATGTVTVNTGARAGTFGNRSIATPVTLNAGGTLHNQGGGTGTWTGTITLAGANAAIDTNGQPIVISGTLAESGGSRPLIKNGTGTLTLATTSGHTGNTTISNGFLQLGSGGTTGAINTNPVELVTTTSGLIINRSDDVTITNVINGAGPPANGADPGAVSKVGANTVTLTGANTYTGITRVGGGMLAAGSNDTVFGVGLIDLRGGGLQSSDASPRTITNPISFSNPAVFGTATTGNLLFTGAVATGGAAKTFTVNNAVTEFSGILSGAASTATLTKAGAGTLILSNDNAYLQTTTISAGIVQVGNGGTTGNLSTTDVINNAALVINRSLAEGVTEFVFNNNISGTGSLTHSGPALTFLGGANTYSGDTIITNGTLSHTLPNFNDGSAIRISGTGKLDLFHPETDTVAKLFINGAAQAVGVYGALGSGAQFETAFITGTGRLNVTSSGSATPFETWAADKGLTAANDDPADNPDQDGLDNLGEFALDGNPLSGATGGKIVVKVASVGGQQVLTLTLPVRSAVGAFSGGTFLTATGDGVTYTVEASDNLGPWTLDVDEVTGADATAIQADLPALSGAGWVYRTFRSPGSVVGDPREFIRARVQ from the coding sequence ATGACATCGCACCGCCTGAATCAGCGGCTTCTAGCCCTGACCCTCCCTGCCGGCTATCTACTTACCCCGATCATCGCATCGGGACAGGCCACCTACAACGGTGGCGGAACCAACCTCTGGAGTACCGGAGCCAACTGGAGCGGCGGAGTCGTTCCCACCGATCCCAGCGACATCGTTCTCGCCACCACCACCACGGGCAACGCGCTCAATGTGGATGCGAACCACACGGTGGATAATATCCTGTTCGGAACGGACGGGCTCCGGACCGCGGCATTCGCCCTCCAGACGAACGCGAATGTCCTGACCCTGCGGGAAGGGGTAACGGCGAACGGAAATTTTGGAGCCGTCGGGCCCACTTTCCGAGGTAACTTCACCATTGCCCAAGACCAGAACTTCACGATCGCTGGCGCGGCGGGCGATGTCGTGACCGACCGGGGCATGTTCCTTCGCGGCGTGAACGACACGGCCGCCACGGTGCCCAGCGGGAATCTCACGATGAATGGCAACCTCACCAAGGACGGTGTGGGGCAGCTCGTGATCCTCGGCTTCAACATTACGGGAGCGGGCAACTTCATTGCCAGCACGGGCACACTCAAATTCAACGCCGGGGGCAACCAGCCGCTGGTGATCGGAGGCACCGGAAACATCACGGCCAACGGCAGTAGCGCCCTGCTATTCTCGCGCAACTCCGGCACCTTCAACATCACCCGCCCGGTGATCTTGAACGATAGCGCCTCGCTCGTATTCGGCGGTAACACCGACAACACGACGATCAACAATAGTTTCACCTTCAACGGATCCCATTCGTTCACCGTTTCGCGGAACTTTACCCTCGCAGGGACCGTGAGCGGGAATCCTTCCGTCACCCGCGCTGGTGGCAGCATTCTCAATCTCACCGGAGATACCTCGGGCTTCCTCGGAACCTTCACCAACACCGCCGGAACGCTCAATATCTCGAATGCCTTCGGGGGCGGCCTGACGGTGAGCGGAGGCACGGCCACGGCTTCTTCGTCGGTGGCCGGAAGCGTGTCGGTAACCGGCGGAACCGCCACGGTGGCGGGAGCCATCAATGGCGATGCCGCGATCACGACCGGCACGATGACCCTGAACGGAGCCATCGCGGGAACCGTGAACGTGCAAGGCGGAACGGCCACCGTCAACGGCGCGGTCGGGGGGAACCTCAATGGCAGCACCGGAACGGTGATCGGCGAACCGGTGGTGACGGGAAATGTCGATCTTTCCTCGGTGAACCTCACCGTGGCTCCTTCCACCGCGAACAGCATGCATGCGAATCTGGACCTGTTCCTGAGCGGCACCTCCACGGTGGCGGTGCAAGGGGCGGTTCCGATCAACACTCCCTTCAAGGTGCTGAGCTACTCCGGCTTCCTGACGGGCGATGAAACCAACCTCACGCTGGCGGGCGGAACGGGGGCCTATCGCGGCTTCACCTTCACCAATGACACGGCAGGCAAGAAGATCGACCTGAGCATCAACGCGGGTGCCGTAACATGGACGGGTAACCTGAGCGGCAACTGGGATGTGAACGCCACGGCCAACTGGAGCGGCACCTCGGACAAGTTCTTCCAGGTGGATGCGGTGACCTTCCCGAACGTCGCGACGACAAAGTTCGTGAACATGACCGCCACGGTCAGTCCGCGGAGCATCCTGTTCCAGAACGAGGCGGGTAGCGACTACCTCCTTTCGGGTACCGGCACGGGGTTCATCTCCGGCGGAGCGGCGATCACCAAGAACAACGCCGGCGTAGTGATCCTGGGCGGTGCGAACGGCCAAAACTTCACCGGCCCGATCGCGGTCAACGCGGGGATCCTGCGGATGGGCAGCCGCGATGGCTTCGGGCAGACCTCCGGCATCACCGTGGCCAGCGGTGCACAGGTCGACATCAATGGACAAACGCCGGGCACCGTCGCCACGGGCGGCTACACCTACACGATCGCCGGAACCGGCCCTGCGCCTGCGAATGCGGGAGCGCTGGTGAACACGGGCGTGTCGGTCCAATCGAATGCGGGCGTGAAGAGCCTGGTCCTCACCGGCAATGCCACGATCAGCGGAGCCACCCGAATCGACATCGGCTCCGCGAACACGGCGGGCTTCGGGACGATCACCGGCAACGGCCACACCCTCACAGTCACCAACGCGGAAGGCGTCGGTTTCCGGGGCAATGCGAGTGGCACGCCGATCAACATCGTGGGCAATGCCGGTAGCATCTGGGCGGAAGATACCGACAACGCCTTCGGCGGTGCCACCGGCACGGTCACAGTCAATACCGGCGCCCGGGCAGGCACCTTCGGCAACCGCAGCATCGCCACGCCGGTGACGCTGAATGCGGGTGGCACGCTGCACAACCAAGGCGGGGGCACGGGGACATGGACCGGCACGATCACCCTCGCCGGTGCCAACGCGGCGATCGACACCAATGGTCAGCCCATCGTGATCAGCGGCACGCTTGCGGAAAGCGGCGGCAGCCGTCCGCTGATCAAGAACGGCACCGGCACGCTAACACTCGCGACGACTTCGGGTCACACCGGCAACACGACGATCTCGAACGGCTTCCTGCAGCTCGGCAGCGGTGGCACCACCGGGGCGATCAATACCAATCCGGTGGAGCTGGTCACGACCACCTCCGGTCTGATCATCAACCGCTCCGACGACGTAACCATCACCAACGTGATCAACGGCGCGGGCCCGCCGGCCAACGGCGCCGATCCCGGGGCAGTGAGCAAGGTGGGAGCCAACACGGTGACCCTGACCGGTGCCAATACCTACACCGGGATCACCCGGGTCGGAGGTGGCATGCTCGCCGCAGGCTCCAATGACACTGTCTTCGGCGTGGGCCTGATCGACCTGCGCGGCGGCGGACTCCAGTCCTCCGATGCGAGCCCGCGGACGATCACGAACCCGATCTCCTTCAGCAACCCGGCAGTATTCGGAACAGCTACCACGGGTAATCTGCTCTTCACCGGGGCGGTCGCCACGGGAGGTGCGGCGAAGACTTTCACGGTGAACAACGCGGTCACGGAGTTCAGCGGGATCTTGAGCGGTGCCGCATCCACCGCGACGCTCACCAAGGCAGGGGCCGGGACACTAATCCTGAGCAACGACAACGCTTATCTCCAGACGACCACGATCAGCGCGGGCATCGTGCAGGTCGGCAATGGCGGCACCACCGGCAATCTCAGCACCACCGATGTGATCAACAACGCGGCGCTGGTGATCAACCGGAGCCTGGCTGAAGGAGTGACGGAGTTCGTCTTCAATAACAACATCTCGGGCACAGGTTCCCTCACCCATTCGGGACCTGCGCTGACCTTCCTGGGCGGCGCGAACACCTACAGCGGCGACACCATCATCACGAACGGCACGCTCTCGCACACCCTGCCGAACTTCAACGATGGCTCGGCCATCCGCATCTCGGGGACCGGGAAGCTGGATCTGTTCCATCCTGAAACGGACACGGTGGCGAAACTGTTCATCAACGGCGCGGCACAGGCAGTGGGCGTCTACGGTGCCTTGGGCTCCGGTGCCCAATTTGAGACCGCCTTCATCACGGGTACGGGGCGCCTGAACGTCACCAGCAGCGGCAGTGCCACGCCTTTTGAAACCTGGGCAGCGGACAAAGGCCTGACCGCCGCGAACGATGACCCGGCTGACAACCCTGACCAAGACGGGCTCGACAACCTGGGCGAGTTCGCGCTCGACGGCAACCCGCTCTCCGGAGCGACCGGTGGCAAGATCGTGGTAAAAGTGGCTTCGGTGGGAGGCCAGCAAGTCCTCACGCTGACCCTGCCGGTACGCAGCGCGGTGGGAGCCTTCAGCGGTGGCACCTTCCTCACCGCGACGGGTGACGGCGTGACCTACACGGTAGAGGCCAGCGACAACCTCGGCCCCTGGACGCTGGATGTGGATGAAGTGACCGGTGCAGATGCCACGGCCATCCAGGCAGACCTCCCCGCCTTGAGCGGCGCCGGCTGGGTGTATCGCACCTTCCGCAGCCCGGGCTCCGTGGTGGGTGATCCGCGCGAGTTCATCCGCGCCCGGGTGCAGTAA
- a CDS encoding exo-beta-N-acetylmuramidase NamZ domain-containing protein, whose amino-acid sequence MIRSYIFATLGLLAAPLLMAAGDFREEGLRAIDDAIGQAVTDARTPGAVFLMEREGKVYQKAYGSKAIVPEREVMREDTVFDAASLTKVVATTSAVMKLVEMGKLDLEAPVSRYLPEFKGEGKERITLRQVLTHSSGMRPGLSPNGDWKGKEAALRKACGEKPTAEPGSSYCYSDINFILLGLTVERVAGTGLDEFCGNEIFGPLGMKDSGFRPFDPTVPLPRSGDARVAPTEVLKDGTVLRGIVHDPTARRMGGVAGHAGLFTTAADLGRFSRMMLAGGELDGVRVFRAETVAAMTSVQSPAGLPRRGFGWDIDSPYAGPRGEWFPIGSYGHTGWTGTRLWIDPFSKTTVIFLSNRNHPDERGGVVALQRELGTLAALAIPDFNFAKVPGALPPDAVRVAAAPPKNEEVVLNGIDVLKRDGFRQLRGRNVGLITNHTGIDRERNTTIDLLHKAAEVKLVALFSPEHGIRGDLDREGIGDTTDEKTGLPVYSLYGERRTPAPEQLEDIDTLVFDIQDIGCRFYTYTSTMANCLEAAGKAKIRFIVLDRVNPIGPEVEGPVLSTERTFVATHEIPLRHGMTTGELARLINAERKFGTDLSVIRCEGGSPLRWFDRSGQPWQNPSPNMRGLTAATLYPGVGLLEFCKVSVGRGTETPFEIFGAPYIDELKFAAELNRAGLDGVRFIPARFTPAGSVFAGEECRGVKILLTNRDRFRAADLGLLLATTLQGFHGESLGLEKMKLLLGDEETLKGIREGKSIEALKPVRDRNLPAFLKARHPYLLYPR is encoded by the coding sequence ATGATCCGTAGCTATATTTTTGCCACCCTTGGATTGCTCGCCGCCCCGCTGCTGATGGCTGCGGGCGATTTCCGCGAAGAAGGTTTGCGTGCCATCGACGATGCGATCGGGCAGGCGGTCACGGATGCGAGGACGCCGGGGGCGGTGTTCCTGATGGAGCGGGAGGGCAAGGTCTATCAGAAGGCGTACGGGTCGAAGGCGATCGTGCCGGAGCGCGAGGTCATGAGGGAGGACACGGTCTTCGATGCGGCCTCGCTGACCAAGGTGGTGGCGACGACGTCCGCGGTTATGAAGCTGGTGGAGATGGGGAAGCTGGATCTGGAGGCCCCGGTGAGCCGCTATCTGCCGGAGTTCAAGGGCGAGGGTAAGGAGCGGATCACGCTGCGGCAGGTGCTGACCCATAGCTCGGGGATGCGGCCGGGGCTTTCGCCCAATGGCGATTGGAAGGGCAAGGAGGCGGCGCTGAGGAAGGCCTGCGGGGAGAAGCCGACCGCTGAGCCGGGCAGCTCGTATTGTTACAGCGATATCAATTTCATCCTGCTGGGCCTGACGGTGGAGCGGGTGGCGGGAACGGGTCTGGATGAGTTCTGCGGGAATGAGATCTTCGGGCCGCTGGGGATGAAGGATAGCGGTTTCCGGCCCTTTGATCCCACGGTTCCCCTGCCCCGCTCCGGCGATGCGCGGGTGGCGCCCACCGAGGTGCTGAAGGACGGGACGGTGCTGCGGGGGATCGTGCATGATCCGACGGCGCGGCGGATGGGCGGCGTGGCAGGACATGCGGGGCTATTCACGACGGCGGCGGACCTAGGGCGCTTTTCGCGGATGATGCTGGCGGGTGGCGAGCTCGACGGGGTGCGGGTTTTCCGTGCCGAGACGGTGGCGGCGATGACTTCGGTGCAGTCGCCCGCGGGGCTGCCGCGGCGGGGATTCGGGTGGGATATCGATTCACCGTATGCGGGTCCGCGGGGTGAGTGGTTCCCGATCGGCAGCTACGGGCACACGGGCTGGACCGGGACGCGGCTGTGGATCGATCCGTTTTCAAAGACGACGGTGATCTTCCTGTCCAACCGGAACCACCCAGACGAGAGGGGCGGCGTGGTGGCCTTGCAGCGGGAGCTGGGGACTTTGGCGGCACTGGCGATTCCGGACTTCAACTTCGCCAAGGTGCCGGGAGCTTTGCCGCCGGATGCGGTGCGGGTGGCGGCAGCTCCGCCGAAGAACGAGGAAGTGGTCTTGAACGGCATCGACGTGCTGAAGCGGGATGGCTTCCGGCAATTGCGGGGCCGGAATGTCGGGCTGATCACCAACCACACCGGGATCGATCGCGAGAGGAACACGACGATCGACCTGCTCCACAAGGCGGCGGAGGTGAAGCTGGTGGCGCTCTTCAGTCCGGAGCACGGGATCCGCGGGGATCTTGACCGCGAGGGCATCGGCGATACCACGGACGAGAAGACCGGGCTGCCGGTCTACAGTTTGTACGGCGAGCGTCGTACTCCGGCGCCCGAGCAACTCGAGGACATCGATACCTTGGTGTTCGACATCCAGGACATCGGCTGCCGCTTCTACACCTACACCTCCACCATGGCGAACTGCCTGGAGGCGGCGGGCAAGGCGAAGATCCGCTTCATCGTGCTGGACCGGGTGAACCCGATCGGGCCCGAGGTGGAAGGGCCCGTACTGAGCACCGAACGGACCTTCGTGGCCACGCACGAGATCCCCCTGCGCCACGGCATGACGACAGGAGAGCTGGCACGCCTGATCAACGCGGAGCGGAAGTTCGGAACCGATCTGAGCGTGATCCGCTGCGAGGGTGGATCGCCGCTGCGCTGGTTCGACCGCAGCGGGCAGCCTTGGCAGAATCCCTCGCCCAACATGCGGGGGCTCACCGCGGCGACCTTATATCCGGGAGTGGGACTGCTGGAGTTTTGCAAGGTGAGCGTCGGCCGCGGAACGGAGACCCCCTTCGAGATCTTCGGTGCGCCTTACATCGATGAACTGAAGTTCGCGGCGGAGCTCAACCGCGCGGGATTGGACGGAGTCCGTTTCATCCCGGCGCGTTTCACGCCCGCCGGCAGCGTCTTCGCAGGCGAGGAATGCCGGGGGGTGAAGATCCTGCTCACCAACCGCGACCGCTTCCGTGCGGCGGATCTCGGGCTGTTACTGGCGACCACGCTCCAAGGCTTCCATGGCGAAAGCCTCGGGCTCGAGAAGATGAAGCTCCTGCTAGGCGACGAAGAGACCTTGAAAGGTATCCGCGAGGGGAAGTCCATCGAGGCGCTGAAACCGGTAAGAGATCGGAATCTGCCAGCCTTTCTCAAGGCCCGGCATCCTTATCTTCTTTATCCCCGATAG
- the acpS gene encoding holo-ACP synthase: MRIIGIGIDVVEVERIGSSMAEFGERFATRIFTPAERAYCDAQRRPEIHYAARFAAKEAVAKAFGTGIGKELGWLDMEIVRRESGEPALVLSGAGKAYAEAKGIGEIKISLSHAQHYAAANAVALGV, translated from the coding sequence ATGCGCATCATCGGCATCGGCATCGACGTGGTGGAAGTGGAGCGGATCGGCTCCTCCATGGCCGAATTCGGCGAGCGCTTCGCCACCCGCATCTTCACCCCCGCCGAGCGTGCCTACTGCGATGCCCAGCGCCGCCCGGAGATCCACTACGCCGCCCGCTTCGCAGCCAAGGAAGCCGTCGCCAAGGCCTTCGGCACCGGCATCGGCAAGGAACTCGGCTGGCTCGACATGGAAATCGTCCGCCGGGAAAGCGGCGAGCCCGCCCTCGTCCTCAGCGGGGCAGGGAAGGCCTACGCCGAGGCGAAGGGCATCGGCGAAATCAAGATCAGCCTCAGCCACGCCCAGCACTACGCCGCGGCAAACGCAGTGGCCCTGGGCGTATAA